A genomic region of Synergistales bacterium contains the following coding sequences:
- the queD gene encoding 6-carboxytetrahydropterin synthase QueD: MFLHKEFTFDAAHRLEAYHGKCEALHGHTYRLRVTLEGRPDSEGMVMDFLTLKRIVTDHALASLDHAYLNDVLPQPTAERIALWIWRQLAPEVDHQHCTLYAVQVWETATSSVAIHREDVERAEAEGMMPR, from the coding sequence ATGTTTCTCCATAAGGAGTTCACCTTCGATGCGGCCCATCGGCTCGAGGCGTACCACGGCAAGTGCGAGGCCCTCCACGGCCATACCTACAGGCTCCGGGTCACGCTGGAGGGAAGGCCGGACAGCGAGGGCATGGTGATGGACTTCCTGACCCTCAAGCGGATCGTCACGGACCATGCCCTGGCCTCGCTGGACCACGCCTACCTCAACGACGTCCTCCCCCAGCCGACGGCGGAACGCATCGCCCTCTGGATATGGCGGCAGCTGGCGCCGGAGGTTGACCACCAACATTGTACCCTCTACGCCGTGCAGGTCTGGGAGACCGCCACCTCATCGGTGGCCATCCACCGCGAGGATGTGGAGCGCGCCGAAGCCGAGGGGATGATGCCGCGATGA
- a CDS encoding TraR/DksA C4-type zinc finger protein, with amino-acid sequence MHVQTLTPEQIDYARTFHGHWCPGLAMGLRIAERALATVGPSGGDEEVVAVAECDNCSVDAIQALLGCTFGKGNLLHRDYGKTAFSFYRRSDGYAERIVATPPAGAQEGSHAERAAAIMAAPLEEAVAVGPAGEPMPFRASLYRSAPCEECGEPVMEPRLRCLGGRRLCIPCFHKVLERGRLHENNT; translated from the coding sequence ATGCATGTACAGACACTGACTCCGGAACAGATCGACTATGCCCGAACCTTCCACGGCCATTGGTGTCCGGGACTGGCGATGGGGCTGCGGATCGCCGAGAGGGCCCTGGCCACCGTGGGTCCCAGCGGCGGCGACGAGGAGGTGGTGGCCGTGGCCGAATGCGACAACTGTTCGGTCGACGCCATCCAGGCGCTGCTGGGCTGCACCTTCGGCAAGGGGAACCTGCTCCACCGCGACTACGGCAAGACCGCCTTCTCCTTCTACCGGCGCAGCGACGGGTATGCGGAACGCATTGTCGCCACACCGCCGGCAGGCGCGCAGGAGGGAAGCCATGCCGAACGGGCCGCGGCGATCATGGCGGCGCCACTGGAGGAGGCGGTCGCCGTCGGTCCCGCCGGGGAACCGATGCCCTTCCGGGCATCACTCTACCGGAGCGCCCCCTGCGAGGAGTGCGGCGAACCGGTTATGGAGCCCCGGCTCCGCTGTCTGGGAGGAAGGCGCCTCTGTATCCCCTGCTTCCACAAGGTCCTGGAACGTGGTAGGCTCCACGAAAACAACACATGA